The Lycium barbarum isolate Lr01 chromosome 12, ASM1917538v2, whole genome shotgun sequence genome includes a region encoding these proteins:
- the LOC132624761 gene encoding uncharacterized protein LOC132624761, with protein sequence MCLEASIDVARLLLHHGLPFRGHDESESSTNQGFFLGFLRWHGDKHPDMGKVILENAPQNNTLTCPMIQKDIVNACAKETVKAIIGDLNGDYFSILVDESKDISHKEQIALVLRYVDKNGEVVERFISLVHVNDTSACSLKKEIYCLLFNHSLSPSKIRGQGYDGASNMRGEINGFKTLIMKDSPLAYYIHCFAYQLQLTLVTIAKKHEDVEDFFDHVTNVLNVVGGSFKRRDMIRHPQAEKLEQLLESLIKHEGSTTSDRNQEKYLLTEIKTFKFVFMLYLMLKVLAMSNELSKILQKKDQDIINVVEFLNIAKEILQDMRETGWKPLLDDVFSFCDAQDILILKLDESYFLGKSKRKSSGVCYSHHLHIEIFCAVIDVQLQELNDRFDVASSDLLLGMGSLNPINSFANFDKGRIMTLAKCYPDEFDEVQIRDLSYQLDTFIFHMRSGNPKFSNLQGIRDLAKALVEANFVDTYSLVYLLVKLTMILPVATATVERAFSTMKQIKNEVRNGIGDQYLNDC encoded by the exons ATGTGTTTGGAAGCCTCAATTGATGTGGCAAGACTTCTTTTGCACCATGGGTTGCCTTTTCGAGGTCATGATGAAAGTGAATCTTCAACAAATCAAGGCTTCTTTCTAGGATTTTTGCGATGGCACGGGGATAAACATCCGGATATGGGAAAAGTGATATTAGAAAATGCTCCACAAAATAATACTTTGACTTGTCCTATGATCCAAAAAGATATTGTCAACGCTTGTGCAAAAGAAACGGTGAAAGCTATAATTGGAGACTTGAATGGAGAttactttagtatattagtggatGAGTCCAAAGATATCTCGCACAAAGAACAAATTGCTCTCGTATTGCGGTATGTTGATAAGAATGGTGAGGTGGTAGAACGATTTATCAGTCTAGTCCATGTTAATGATACATCGGCATGCTCATTAAAGAAAGAAATCTACTGTTTGCTTTTCAATCACTCACTAAGTCCATCCAAAATACGTGGACAAGGTTATGATGGAGCTAGTAATATGAGAGGAGAGATAAATGGTTTCAAAACTTTGATTATGAAAGATAGTCCATTGGCATATTACATTCATTGTTTTGCGTATCAATTACAGTTAACACTTGTAACTATTGCTAAAAAACATGAGGATGTTGAAGACTTCTTTGATCATGTTACTAATGTGTTGAATGTTGTTGGAGGATCTTTTAAGCGTAGAGATATGATTCGTCATCCTCAAGCTGAAAAATTGGAGCAGTTACTTGAATCAT TGATTAAACATGAAGGTTCCACCACAAGTGATAGAAATCAAGAAAAATATCTTTTGACTGAGATTAAAACATTCAAATTTGTTTTTATGCTTTACTTGATGTTGAAAGTGTTGGCAATGTCAAATGAGTTGAGCAAAATTTTACAAAAAAAGGATCAAGATATTATTAATGTTGTGGAGTTTCTTAACATTGCAAAAGAAATATTGCAAGATATGAGGGAAACTGGATGGAAGCCTTTGTTGGATGATGTTTTCTCATTTTGTGATGCACAAGATATTTTGATTCTCAAGTTAGATGAGTCTTATTTTCTTGGAAAGTCAAAGCGTAAGTCTTCTGGTGTTTGTTATTCACATCACTTGCATATTGAAATCTTTTGTGCTGTGATTGATGTGCAACTTCAAGAGCTTAATGATCGTTTTGATGTAGCGAGTAGTGATTTGCTTCTTGGGATGGGTAGCTTGAATCCCATCAATTCTTTTGCTAATTTTGATAAAGGTAGAATCATGACTTTAGCAAAGTGTTACCCAGATGAGTTTGATGAAGTACAGATTCGAGATTTGAGTTACCAACTCGATACTTTCATATTTCATATGCGAAGTGGTAATCCCAAGTTCTCCAACTTGCAAGGAATTCGTGATTTGGCAAAAGCATTGGTTGAGGCAAATTTTGTGGATACTTATTCACTTGTTTATTTACTTGTGAAATTAACTATGATCTTACCTGTTGCTACCGCAACTGTGGAGAGAGCATTCTCAACCATGAAGCAGATAAAAAATGAAGTGCGGAATGGCATTGGTGATCAATATTTGAATGATTGTTAG
- the LOC132621211 gene encoding potassium transporter 8 produces MDIESWGHQNPIKKESWRTVLALAYQSLGVVYGDLSTSPLYVYKSTFAEDIQHSETNEEIFGVLSFVFWTLTLIPLLKYVFIVLRADDNGEGGTFALYSLLCRHARVSTLPNGQLADEDLYEYRNDRNVSADRIGMSLKSTLEKHRCLKKMLLILALIGTCMVIGDGVLTPAISVFSAVSGLELSMAKHHHQYVEVPVACVILVFLFFLQHYGTHRLGFLFAPIVITWLLCISAIGVYNIVHWNPHVYQALSPYYMYKFLKKTQRGGWMSLGGILLCITGSEAMFADLGHFSQLSIQIAFTFVVYPSLILAYMGQAAYLSKHHVIASDYHIGFYVSVPEKLRYPVLAIAILAAVVGSQAIITGTFSIIKQCSALGCFPRVKIVHTSSKIHGQIYIPEVNWTLMVLCLAVTIGFRDTKHISNASGLAVITVMLVTTCFMSLVIVLCWHKNVLLALCFIFFFGFIEALYFSASLIKFLEGAWVPVVLSFIFLAVMYSWHYGTSKKYEFDVENKIPINWLLTLSPNLGITRVRGIGLIHTELVSGIPAIFSHFVTNLPAFHQVLVFLCIKSVPVPHVRPEERFLVGRIGPKEYRVYRCIARYGYRDIHMDDVEFEKDLVCSIAEFIRSEGRGQSFEAVGDIDENERLTVIGTTSTHVDGIRMCEDNAGPNGDTEMIEVSSPEVPRKRVRFLVPESPQMDLSVREELQELMEAREAGMAFILGHCYVRAKRGSSLIKKLVINIGYDFLRRNCRGPTYALSFPRASTLEVGMIYHV; encoded by the exons ATGGATATTGAAAGTTGGGGGCATCAAAATCCAATAAAG AAGGAGTCATGGAGGACAGTTTTAGCTTTAGCTTATCAGAGTTTAGGTGTGGTTTATGGAGATTTGAGTACTTCACCTCTATATGTATACAAGAGCACTTTTGCAGAAGACATTCAACATTCAGAGACTaatgaggaaatatttggagtttTATCATTTGTGTTTTGGACATTAACTCTTATTCCATTGCTTAAATATGTGTTCATAGTGTTGAgagctgatgataatggtgaagGTGGAACTTTTGCCTTGTATTCCCTATTGTGTCGCCATGCCCGAGTTAGCACTTTGCCTAATGGCCAATTGGCTGATGAAGATCTGTATGAGTATAGGAATGATAGAAATGTATCAGCTGATAGGATTGGGATGAGCTTGAAATCAACTCTTGAGAAACATAGATGTTTGAAGAAAATGTTGCTCATTTTAGCATTGATTGGTACTTGTATGGTTATTGGAGATGGAGTCCTTACACCTGCAATCTCAG TGTTTTCTGCTGTATCTGGACTAGAACTTTCAATGGCAAAGCATCATCACCAAT ATGTTGAAGTTCCGGTTGCTTGTGTCATACTTGTGTTCTTATTTTTTCTCCAACATTATGGGACACATCGACTAGGATTTCTATTTGCACCGATTGTGATTACGTGGCTTTTGTGCATTAGTGCAATTGGGGTGTACAACATTGTCCACTGGAACCCCCATGTTTACCAAGCGTTATCTCCATACTACATgtacaaattcttgaagaagacCCAAAGAGGAGGATGGATGTCACTCGGTGGGATTTTATTATGTATAACAG GTTCAGAGGCCATGTTTGCCGATCTTGGACACTTTTCACAGCTGTCTATTCAG ATTGCTTTTACCTTTGTTGTTTACCCATCATTGATTCTTGCTTATATGGGACAAGCTGCGTATCTTTCCAAGCATCACGTTATCGCAAGTGATTACCATATCGGGTTCTATGTATCAGTACCTG AAAAACTACGGTATCCTGTTCTGGCTATTGCAATACTTGCTGCAGTGGTCGGAAGCCAGGCCATCATCACTGGGACATTTTCCATAATCAAGCAATGCTCGGCTTTGGGTTGCTTCCCAAGGGTCAAAATAGTACATACATCGTCCAAAATCCATGGCCAGATTTACATTCCAGAGGTAAACTGGACATTGATGGTGCTATGCTTGGCAGTTACGATTGGCTTCCGTGACACAAAACACATAAGCAATGCATCAG GTCTGGCAGTTATAACTGTTATGCTGGTCACCACCTGTTTCATGTCTCTAGTCATTGTCCTCTGCTGGCACAAAAACGTGTTACTCGCCCTTTGCTTTATATTCTTCTTTGGTTTCATTGAAGCCCTGTACTTTTCAGCTTCCCTAATCAAGTTCCTCGAAGGGGCCTGGGTACCAGTTGTTCTCTCTTTTATATTTCTAGCTGTCATGTACAGTTGGCATTACGGCACCTCAAAAAAGTACGAGTTTGATGTTGAAAACAAAATTCCCATCAACTGGTTACTCACATTAAGTCCCAACCTGGGTATTACACGGGTCCGTGGCATTGGCCTCATTCACACCGAGCTTGTTTCAGGAATTCCAGCTATTTTCTCCCATTTCGTCACCAACCTCCCTGCTTTCCACCAGGTTCTTGTTTTCCTTTGCATCAAGTCCGTCCCGGTACCTCACGTGAGACCTGAAGAAAGGTTTCTGGTTGGAAGAATCGGACCCAAAGAGTACCGCGTCTACAGATGCATAGCGCGATACGGTTATCGAGACATTCACATGGACGACGTAGAGTTTGAAAAGGATCTAGTTTGTAGCATAGCTGAATTCATCCGCTCAGAGGGACGAGGACAGAGTTTCGAAGCTGTAGGAGATATAGACGAAAACGAAAGGCTGACGGTTATTGGGACAACTTCAACACATGTTGATGGCATAAGAATGTGCGAGGATAATGCGGGGCCCAACGGAGATACAGAAATGATCGAGGTTAGCTCGCCGGAAGTGCCACGGAAACGAGTGAGGTTTCTGGTGCCAGAGAGTCCACAAATGGATTTAAGCGTTCGCGAAGAGTTGCAAGAATTAATGGAAGCTAGGGAAGCAGGGATGGCATTTATACTTGGTCACTGTTATGTAAGAGCTAAAAGGGGTTCAAGTTTGATTAAAAAACTGGTGATTAACATAGGATATGACTTTTTGAGAAGGAATTGTCGTGGACCAACTTATGCATTGAGTTTCCCTCGAGCTTCAACTTTGGAGGTTGGAATGATCTACCATGTATAA
- the LOC132621644 gene encoding uncharacterized protein LOC132621644, whose product MRRNLVIFFLIVCLLLLEFSSASANPAAKIVGGIVANVASALFKWAWSLKSTTKTAVSSRSMIKFESGYIVETVFDGSKLGIEPYSVEVSSTGEVLILDSENSNIYRLSTPLSRYSRPKLVAGSPEGYSGHVDGRLREARMDHPKGLAMDDQGNIYVADTMNMAIRKISDAGVVTIAGGKSARGGGHLDGPSEDAKFSDDFDVVFVGSSCSLLVIDRGNQAIREIQLNDDDCSSHQYDDNNLQLGVALLCAAAFFGYMLALLQRRIGALFSSNSNDQRAPVRGMQHAPYQRNMKSVRQPLIPTEDEYEKQDENLFLSLGRLVMNTGSTVVEIFGGMFSGFRKNPNYPHHVQQHYHNYPHKQSSAWPMQESFVIRDEDEAPPLDTRDPTPRKNYPIMNKDPEKARHMRQSQSHYVHSNFQQHQQQYLPQVYQHHDKHQSTSPQTYYEQSCETNEIVFGAVQEQDGRRETMVIKAVDYGDPAYNNHNVRSRYNYSMGYSYGY is encoded by the exons ATGAGAAGGAATTTGGTCATATTTTTTCTCATTGTCTGTCTTctacttcttgaattttcttcaGCCTCAGCAAACCCTGCAGCAA AGATCGTTGGTGGGATTGTTGCTAATGTTGCTTCTGCGCTATTTAAGTGGGCATGGTCACTAAAATCGACGACAAAAACAG CTGTTTCGAGCCGCTCAATGATTAAGTTTGAGAGTGGATACATTGTTGAAACTGTGTTTGATGGAAGCAAGTTGGGAATTGAACCTTATTCAGTGGAAGTTTCTTCAACTGGAGAGGTTCTGATTTTGGACTCTGAGAATAGTAATATTTACAGGCTTTCAACACCATTGTCTCGAT ATAGCCGTCCAAAATTGGTTGCTGGATCTCCTGAAGGGTACTCTGGGCATGTGGATGGAAGGCTACGAGAAGCAAGGATGGATCATCCTAAAGGACTTGCCATGGATGATCAAGGAAATATATATGTTGCAGATACCATGAATATGGCAATCAGAAAAATCAGTGACGCTG GAGTTGTGACTATTGCTGGAGGGAAGTCGGCCCGGGGTGGAGGTCATCTTGATGGGCCAAGTGAAGATGCAAAATTTTCCGACGACTTTGATGTGGTTTTCGTAGGAAGCAGCTGCTCACTATTAGTTATAGACAGAGGAAACCAGGCAATTAGAGAGATTCAGCTCAATGATGATGACTGTTCTTCACACCAGTATGACGACAACAATCTCCAACTTG GTGTCGCACTGCTTTGTGCTGCTGCATTTTTCGGTTACATGCTGGCCTTGTTACAACGTAGAATTGGAGCCCTTTTTTCATCAAACAGT AACGATCAGCGGGCTCCTGTCAGGGGCATGCAACATGCACCATATCAGAGAAATATGAAGTCGGTGAGGCAACCCTTAATTCCGACAGAAGATGAATATGAGAAACAGGACGAAAACCTGTTTCTATCGCTGGGAAGGCTTGTTATGAACACAGGTTCAACTGTGGTGGAAATATTTGGAGGAATGTTCTCAGGTTTTAGAAAGAACCCTAATTACCCCCATCATGTCCAGCAGCATTACCATAATTACCCTCACAAACAATCAAGTGCATGGCCAATGCAAGAAAGCTTTGTGATTCGAGATGAAGATGAGGCCCCACCCTTAGATACCAGAGACCCTACTCCCCGAAAAAACTATCCAATCATGAACAAAGACCCGGAGAAAGCACGACATATGAGACAAAGTCAATCGCATTATGTGCATAGCAATTTTCAGCAACATCAACAACAGTATCTGCCACAAGTATATCAGCATCACGACAAGCACCAGTCAACAAGTCCTCAGACATACTACGAGCAAAGCTGCGAAACAAACGAGATTGTGTTTGGAGCAGTTCAAGAACAGGATGGGCGACGTGAAACAATGGTGATAAAGGCCGTTGATTATGGGGATCCTGCTTATAATAATCACAACGTTCGATCCAGGTACAACTACAGCATGGGTTACTCGTATGGATATTGA
- the LOC132624760 gene encoding inositol transporter 4-like: MVEGGISKADKTEFTNCWSAVWETPYIMRLALSAGIGGFLFGFDTGVISGALVYIKEDFKEVDEKTWLQETIISMAVAGAIFGAAFGGWLNDKFGRKFSILIADVLFFIGSIVMAFAPVPWVIILGRIFVGLGVGSVVISQVSHYCRTIACVSNQSGLH; this comes from the coding sequence ATGGTAGAGGGAGGAATAAGCAAAGCAGATAAAACAGAGTTTACAAATTGCTGGAGTGCAGTATGGGAAACTCCATATATTATGAGGCTGGCTTTATCAGCTGGCATTGGAGGATTTCTTTTTGGTTTTGACACCGGTGTCATTTCTGGGGCGCTTGTTTACATAAAGGAAGATTTTAAAGAAGTCGATGAGAAAACGTGGCTTCAAGAAACTATTATTAGTATGGCTGTTGCTGGTGCAATTTTTGGTGCTGCCTTTGGTGGTTGGCTTAATGACAAGTTTGGAAGGAAATTTTCCATTCTCATAGCCGATGTTCTCTTCTTTATTGGTTCAATCGTTATGGCTTTTGCTCCGGTTCCTTGGGTGATTATCCTTGGAAGGATATTCGTCGGTTTAGGAGTTGGTTCAGTCGTGATTTCACAAGTTTCTCATTACTGTAGGACAATTGCTTGCGTATCTAATCAATCTGGCCTTCACTAA